The DNA segment GTACGTGCGCGGGCCGGTGATTTTGCTAATTGCCGGTAACCTGCTCAATATCGCGTTGGATTTGTGGCTGGTGATCGGGCTCGGCTGGAACGTGCAGGGCGCAGCGACGGCAACTGCCTGTTCGGAGTATTTCACGCTGTTCATCGGGCTGTATTTTGTCTGGCGTGTGATGAAGCGCTGGGGGATCACTTTCACGCTGCTGACCTCATCATGGCGCGGTGATCTGCACCGGTTGCTAAGCCTCAACCGGGACATCATGCTGCGTTCGTTACTACTCCAGCTCTGTTTCGCCTCGCTGACTATTCTCGGGGCGCGGCTCGGCAGCCATATCGTTGCGGTGAATGCGGTGCTGATGAACCTTCTGACCTTCACAGCTTTTGCGCTCGACGGTTTTGCTTACGCGATTGAAGCCCATTCAGGAGAGGCGTTTGGTGCCCGTAACCGTGAAAAATTGCTGAAGGTGTGGCGCGCAGCTTGCCGGCAGGCTGGTCTGGTGGCGCTGGCGTTTGCGCTGATCTACGCCCTGACTGGTGAGCAAATCATTAATGCGCTGACGTCCCTGCCTGAGCTGCGACAGCTGGCTGACAGTTATCTGGGCTGGCAGATTGTCCTGCCGCTGGTGGCCGTCTGGTGTTACCTGCTGGATGGCATGTTTATCGGCGCGACCCGCGGGCGGGATATGCGCAACAGCATGGCGATTGCCGCACTTGGGTATGGCCTGACGCTGCTGTCATTACCGCTTTTAGGCAACCATGCACTGTGGCTGGCGCTGACCGTTTTCCTCGGGCTGCGGGGTATTTCCCTCGGCTGGATATGGCACCGGTACTGGCAGCGAGATGCCTGGTTTTCCTCGTCATCACACTGAATTGACGACTTTTTCACAGGGCAGGATATAGCGGTTAGCCGTTATATCCTGCTTTGGAATAATCCTAATAACGGGTTTTATCCCTTCATTTACAGGTTAAAACCAAATTCTCTACTAACCTTAGAAGTGTTAAGCCCGAGCTGCAGCGGTAATCCGCAGCTCCATAAACCCTAAGGTAACAGGAGATATTTTATGAATAAGGACCAAGCCGACGGTAACTGGAAGCAGTTTAAAGGCAAAGTAAAAGAAAAATGGGGCAAGCTGACTGACGACGATCTGACCGTAGTGGAAGGTAAACGCGATCAGCTGGTCGGTAAGATTCAGGAGCGTTACGGCTATCAGAAAGATCAGGCCGAGAAAGAACTCAAGGATTGGGAATCAAGCAACAAATATCACTGGTAAAAACGCGACTCCCCCTCGTGTTTCAGTGACGTATCCTGAGTAGTAGCAGCTCCTACCCGGAACGCTTTCAGGATACGGGTACAAGGATGTACCCACTGTTTTATCTTCAGCACGTCCCGCCGTTAGTCCTTATCGGACAGAACCGCATCTCTCGCTATTAATTCAGTCCAACTACAAAAAATTTAGCGTTTCTTCACCACAATTGTGTGGTCATGATCGCAGTGATCGTGGCTTTCGCATGTCTCCACGACTTTGCATTCGCCGCACAGACCATGCGCTTCTACCACGGAATGACGTAACTCGAAGCCAGAATCCAGTGCCAGTTTCGCCAGACGTTCTTCAATGCCATCAGTGGTTTTTTCCGTTACCAGACCGCAGCGGTCACAGATAAACAGTGCGGACGTGTGGCTTGGCTCTTCGAAATGATGGCACAACACGTAACTATTAGCGGATTCCACCCGGTGAATAAACCCCTGTTCCAGCAGGAAATCCAGCGCGCGATAGACTGTGGGTGGCTTGGCCTGTGGTTCGCTGACGCGCAGCAAATCCAGTAAGTCATAGGCGCTGATTGCACCGGGCTGTTGCGTCATCAGGCGCAGTACTTCCAGCCGCTGCGGCGTAAGGCGAACATTACGCTGCTGGCAAAGCTCTTCAGCTTGTGAAAGGACTTTTTCCGGATTATTCAGGGTCATAGCAACGTTCTCTGAGCGCAGATTGGGATCGATAAGCCACATCATGCGGCCATTGTTGATTTTATCACGCTTCGGTCAAATCGACGAATTATGCGCCGCTCAGCCTGCCATCCCCTCCAGCGCTTTCTCTACGTAAAGATAACCAATCCCCATAATCTGTTGCTCACGGGTAAGCGTACCGGGCGCGATGTGCGTCGCCTGGGTCCTGACGTGATCGGTCCGGTCAAACGGATTCAGTCCGCTCTGCGCACAGACGGCTTTCAACCAGACATCGCCAAATCCACAACTGCGGCCATAGAGATAGATGCGGTTAATATTTAGGATATTGAGGAAGTTATACAGACTCAGTCCCAGAGCTCGCGCACCTTCCATCACCTCTTTACAGACAGCTACGTCGCCCTGATGAAAGCGTGCGATCAATTCCTGCGTGCCGGGTGTGCGCGGAGGCTGTAAGGGATTATCTGCGGCCAGAAACTGCCGGGCTTTCTTCTTCAGCGCCGACAGCGAAGCCAGCGTTTCCAGACAACCGTAACGGCCACAGGCGCAGCGGCTGCCCTGAGGATCCACAATCGTATGACCCAACTGGCCGCTGCCAAACAGGCTGCCTCGATAAATCTGCTGATTGATGACGAACGAAGAGCCGATGCCGTAATCGACATTGATCACGCAAAAATCATGCTGATGATTGTTATGCTGCCACTTCTCGGCCAGCGCCAGCATGATGCAGTCATTATCCATCAGGATCTCAGTCTGCAGTCTCTCCTCAAGCAGATATTTCACCTCGATTTCACCGGTCCACGGTGCCTGCGGCATCCGCTGCGAGACACCTGTCGTCGGGTTCACCTGCCCGTGGATCGCCAGTGCCAGTCGGATTTTTAGGCTGGGAAGTGTTTTCCTGTAGTGATGAAAACAGGCTTCAATCTGAGCCAGCAGTGCCTGTGGCGTTTTGACCGCAATATCCGTCAGCTGGTAATCGCTCAGCGGCAAAATCACCCGGTTTACCAGAATGCTTTCAATGCGATAAGGCGTGATGTTCATGCAAAGGATCGCGCTGTTATCCGTGGCGACCTGATAGCTGCCGCCACCCAGCCCGCGCGTATGCAAATTGACCGCATGGTGAGTGATCAGCCCGTCACTTTGCAGATCATCAAGTATCTTGCTAATCGCCGGGATCGACAAATGTGACAGCCGCGATAACGTCGATTTACTAGTGTTTTTCTCGCGATACAGCAGCGTCATCAGCACCTGTTTATTGAACTGGCGTACCCGAAGATTGTTCAATCCATCCATCGGCATTTACTAAACCCCGTTTACTGTATTGCGTGACCGTAACGGATCCGCGCCTTTGGTACGTTGCGTAGACTCTCGAAATTGATAATTAGAGTTGACGTACTGAGGGCAAGTTATGAGCGGAACAGTAAAAGTCTGGCAGGAAGCGATAGATTTACCGACCTGGCTGACCGGAAAACAGGACACGCACCCGATGTTTCTGGCACACCGGGTCTACCAGGGCTCGTCCGGCGCGGTATATCCCTACGGTGTAACCGATACACTGACCGGCGAAAAAGTGATGAAAACGTATCAGGCGCTGTATCTGGAAAATGATTATATCAAAATCATGCTGTTACCAGAGCTAGGCGGACGTGTTCACCGCGCCTGGGACAAAATAAAACAGCGCGATTTTGTCTATTACAACGAAGTAGTAAAGCCAGCACTGGTCGGTTTGCTGGGGCCGTGGATTTCCGGCGGCATCGAATTTAACTGGCCACAGCACCATCGCCCAACCACCTTTATGCCGGTAGATTTCACCATCACTGAGCAGGAGAACGGCGCAAAAACCGTGTGGATGGGGGAAGTCGAACCGATGCGCGGTTTACAGGTAATGACCGGTTTCACATTGTATCCGGACAAAGCACTGCTGGAAATTCGCGCGAAAATTTACAACGGCAATCCGACGCCGCGCCATTTCCTGTGGTGGGCCAATCCGGCGGTGACCGGTGGCGACGCGCATCAGAGCGTCTTCCCGCCGGATGTCACAGCCGTTTTTGATCACGGTAAGCGCGACGTTTCGTCATTCCCCATCGCCACCGGCACCTATTACAAAGTGGACTACTCAGCAGGCGTCGATATCTCGCGCTACAAAAATATTCCTGTGCCGACCTCTTACATGGCCGACAAATCTGACTACGACTTTGTCGGCGCGTATGACCACGATCAGCAGGGTGGATTGCTGCATCTTGCTGACCACCATGTGTCGCCGGGCAAAAAACAATGGACGTGGGGAAACTGCGATTTTGGCCGCGCGTGGGACCGCAATCTCACCGACAACAATGGGCCCTACATTGAGTTAATGACCGGCGTGTTCACCGATAATCAGCCCGATTTTACCTGGCTGGATGCCTGGGAGGAGAAATCGTTTGTACAAAACTTCTTACCTTACAGCGGGTTGGGCACGGTGCAAAATGCATCGGAGCACGCGGTGATTAAGCTTGAACGTCAGGGACAAACATTGATCTGGGGTGTTTACGCGGTCAGTCCTTTGCTGTCAGCAAGGCTGGAAATCGCCGGCGCACAGGGTGCAGAACTCCTGCTGGAAGAAGTGATAAACCTGCAACCGGGCGAGGTGGTTCAGGGGGAGTGGACGGGGCAATGCAAAACGCGTTTGCGGTTGCGCTTGCTGGATGCGCAGGGCAACGAGCTTCTGACCTATCTGGAGCATCAGGCCGAAGAAACGCCACTGCCGATCCCTGCAACCGCACCATTGCCTGCGGAGGATATTAACTCTGTGGACGAAGCCTGGTTTATCGGCCAGCACCTCGAACAATACAACCATGCGAGTCAGGGGGCGGCGAGTTACTACCAACGCGGTGTGGCACTCGATGCGCTGGACTATCGCTGCAATCTGGCGCTGGCGACGCTCGAATACAACCGGGCGAATTTTGCGCAGTCTGTCTCGTTTGCCGATGTGGCGCTGACCCGCGCCCACCGGCTGAATAAAAATCCGCAATGCGGTCTTGCGAGCCTGGTCCGTGCCAGTGCGCTGGCGCAGAACGGCGATTACGATGCTGCGTTTGATGGCTATTATCGCGCCGTATGGAGCGGCAATACCAAACCGGCCGGTTATTTCGGACTGGCGCAGATTGCGACACGTCGCGGGCAGTATGAACCTGCGATAAATTTCTGTGAACAGGGACTGGCGTCTCAGGCTAATCACTACGGGCTGATCGGCCTGAAAGCGCTGCTTTTATGCCTGACGAAACAAGAAGCGCAGCCGTTTATTGATACGCATCTGCAGAAATATCCGCTGCATTACCTTCTTCATTTCCTGCATTATCACCTCGCGCCCGATGCAGCAGCGGCGACTGAAGTGCGCCGAATCACCGGCTGCCGGGGCGAAAATGCCATGAATATCGCCATGCAGCTGATGGAGTGTGGGCAGAATTTACTGGCGCGGGAAGCGCTGCGCTTGCTCGATAGTCAGGAAACGCTGCCACTGTATTTGCGGGCGTATCTTGAGGATGAGGGGCGCGAAGCCTTATGTCAGAAAGCGCGCGATGTTTTCCCGCAACACGTGCGTTTTCCGCAATGGCTGGCGGAAGTGCACCTGCTGGAAGCCTTCCCCGACGATGCCTTTGCCCTGCATCTTCTGGCCTCATTCCACTACAGCAAAGGCAATACCGACGCGGCCGTCACCTGCTGGCAGCGCTGCCTGGCCCGGGAGCCGGACTTTGTCGATGCCTGGCGTGGACTCGGAATCTACGCGTGGAATCATCAGCATGATGCTACCGAAGCGCGCCATTGTCTGGAAGAAGCCTGTCGTTTGCAGCCACAGGACGCTCGTCTGCTGTTTGAATCCGACCTGCTTAACCGCCTTACCGGCGTGCCGCCGCAAATCCGTCTGGCGCGGCTGGAAAAATTTTTACCGGTCGCCACGCAGCGCGACGACCTGACTGCCGAACTGCTTGGCCTGTACAACCTTTCCGGCAATCTTCAGGCGGCGAAAGCGCTGCTGGCTGACCGGCAGTTCCATCCCTGGGAGGGCGGCGAAGGGCGTATTACCGGGCAATATCTGATGAACAAACAGCTGCTGGCATTTGAAGCGCTGAATGCCGGTAACGCCGTCGCCGCACAGACGCAGTTACTTTCTGCGCTGGAATATCCGCACAACCTCAGTGAAGGGCGGCTGGTCGGACAGACAGACAATGATATTTGTTTCTGGCTCGGCGTTTGCGCGCAAAAACTGCAACAGCATAAACAGGCGCAGGCGTGGTTTGAGCGCGCCGCAGCCGGTGATAAAAGCATGGGTGAGCGGCGTTATTACAACGATCAGCCGGTGGATTACCTGTTCTATCAGGGCATGGCGTTGCGCCAGCTAAATGATGTAGCGCAGAGCCTTCAGCTCTTCGCGCAGATGCTTGAATGGGCAGATGAAGCCGAAACGCAGCCCGTCACCGCTGATTTCTTTGCCGTTTCACTGCCGGATCTGGTGGTACTGACCGGCGATCGCCAGAAAGACCATCTTGTCCACTGTTTGCTGGTAAAAGCGCTGGCACTGCGCGGGCTGAATGACGACGGTTTTGACGATGTATTGCAACAGATTTTTGCGCTGGATCCGTCCTGTTCCAAAGCATATCTCATCTCACAGCTTCCCGCCTGTTAACCGGATTTGGAGAAGAACATGCCGCTCTTGTCTCTGGAAAATCGTCATCTGGCACTGACCGTGTCGCCTTCGGGCGGCACGATTTTACGACTGGTGGCTAAATGCCCTGATGGTGATTTCCCTCTGCTGCGTCCGGCGGTGTTGAGTGAAGAGACTCCGGCTGCACTGGCCGGGTGTTTCCCTCTGGTGCCGTTTGGTAATCGTCTGAAGGGTAACGTCTTCTGCTTTGAAGGGCGCAGTTATTCGCTGCCGCCCAACAGCGGCGATGCGCATTACCTGCATGGCGACGGCTGGCTGGCGGAGTGGGAATGTCTTCTCCATAGCGACAATGCGCTGACGCTGCAGTTTGAACACCATAGCGACAGCTACTGCTATCGCGCCAGACAGCACTTCGCGCTCGTCGGCCACCGGCTGGACGTCACGCTGCGGGTCACCAATCTCGCTTCTTACGCACTGCCGTTCGGGCTGGGCTGGCATCCGTTTTTCCCACTGACGGACTCTGTGCTTTTGCGCGCCACGGCCTCGGGCCACTGGCAGGAAGAGGCGCAGTTCGTGGCGGGGCAATATCATCCGGCTTTGCCCGTCGGTCTGGATTTTTGTACGCCTCAGCCACTTCCTCACCACTGGGTAAATAACGGATTTTCCGGCTGGGACGGTAAAGCGGATATCGTCTGGCCGGACGCCGGTCGGCGGTTGCACCTGACCACCGATCCTGCATGCCCAGTATTTTTCCTTTTTCTCTCCGATAGCCGTTTCGATCCTGATTATCAGCACGATTTTTTCTGCATTGAACCCATGACCCATGCGGCAAATGACCATCATTTGCCGGGCGGTGGTTCGCTGACGGTTTTATCCTCCGGCGATCACCTGACACAGCAAATGTCGCTGCACAGCGCGGCGATCAACATGCCTGAATGAGGAATGATGATGTCTGACTCTCATGCTTTGAATATGCCCTACGTATGGATGATTTGTCTGGTCGCAGCCTGTGGCGGACTGCTATTTGGTTATGACTGGGTGGTGATCGGCGGAGCGAAACCCTTTTACGAGGCCTATTTTGGTATCACCGATGCCGCAATGTCAGGCTGGGCGATGAGCTCCGCGCTGCTGGGCTGCGTGCTCGGTGCGGCCATTTCAGGCTCGCTGTCTGACCGGTTTGGCCGCCGCCTGCCGCTGATAATCGCCGCTGTGTTATTTACCGCGTCAGGGATCGGTACGGCGCTGGCTTTCAGCTTCAATGCGTTTGTGTTCTGGCGCATTGCGGGCGGTGTTGGGATAGGTCTGGCCTCCGCGCTGGCACCGGTTTACATCGCTGAAATCAGCCCGGCTGAAAAACGCGGACGCTTTGTTGCCGTCAACCAACTGACCATCGTCCTCGGTGTTCTGGCGGCGCAATTGATCAACCTGATGATTGCCGAACCCGTGGCATCCGCTGCCGCCCAGGCTGACATTCTGCAAAGCTGGAACGGGCAGACCGGCTGGCGCTATATGTTTGGCGCGGAAGCGATCCCCGCCGCAGCCTTTCTGGCGCTGATGTTTGTGGTGCCAGAATCCCCGCGCTGGCTGGCGAAAGCCAACCGATACGTGCAGGCGGAAAAGGTGCTGAGCCGTATCGGTTCTGCCGGTTATGCCCGTGCGACACTGGCGGATATCCGCCGCTCGCTGGGTTCTGAAAACCAGAAAGTACCGTTCTCGGCGCTGTGGGAACCGCGCATCAGGCCGATAGTGCTGATGGGGATCGTGCTGGCGGTTTTCCAGCAATGGTGCGGAATTAACGTGATTTTCAATTATGCGCAGGAGATTTTTGCGTCTGCCGGGTTTGATATCAACGACACGCTGAAATTCATTGTCGCCACCGGTCTTATCAACCTGATTTTCACCTTACTGGCGCTGCCGCTGGTGGACAAAATTGGCCGACGTCGGCTGATGCAGTTAGGTTCGGCGGGCCTGACGGTAATTTATGTTCTGATCGGGCTGGCTTATACCTTCGGCGTGATGGGCTTACCTGTGTTGCTGCTGGTGCTGGTCGCTATTGCGATATATGCCATGACGCTCGCGCCAGTGACCTGGGTGCTATTGTCTGAAATCTTCCCCAACCGCGTGCGCGGCAATGCGATGGCGGTCGGCACACTGGCGCTGTGGATTGCCTGTTTTTTCCTGACTTATACCTTCCCGCTGATGAACGCCGCGTTGGGCGCCGCTGGCAGTTTCTTTATCTACGCGGTGATTTGTCTGGCAGGCTGGATTTTCATTCAGTGCAACGTTCCGGAAACGCGCGGCGTCACACTGGAAGTGCTCGAACAACAGCTCAGCAGAACGGATGCGGAGCGCAAGGCAGAAGCGGCGGCCCAACCCCGCTAAAACCGCATCGGATGCCGAATCTTTGTTCTGTGGTATAATCAGCGATTACATTCCCTCTGGCCTCTGCGCCGGAGGGAGCGCCACGAACTCCTTCAGCGAATGTCAGGTCGATGTCAGAAACTCAACACGCAATGCCTCAAACCATGCCGTATTCCGCTCAGCGTTTTTCCGTTGCGCCAATGCTTGACTGGACCGATCGTCACTGTCGCCATTTCCATCGTCTGATGACCGGCCAGACGCTGCTGTACACCGAAATGGTGACCACCGGCGCGATCATTCATGGTAAAGGCGATTATCTCGGCTTTGGCGAGGAAGAACATCCGGTGTCGCTACAACTCGGTGGCAGCAACCCGGCCGATCTGGCGCATTGCGCGAAACTCGCCGAAGCGCGCGGGTATGACGAAATAAACCTCAATGTCGGCTGCCCGTCGGATCGTGTGCAGAATGGCATGTTCGGTGCCTGTCTGATGGGGCAGGCGTCGCTGGTAGCTGACTGCATCAAAGCGATGCGCGACGTGGTGTCGATCCCGGTCACCGTCAAAACCCGCATCGGCATCGACGATCAGGACAGCTATGAATTCCTGTGTGATTTCATCCGTCAGGTCTCTGAAAACGGCGGATGCGATACGTTTATCATTCATGCTCGCAAAGCGTGGCTTTCCGGTCTGAGCCCGAAAGAAAACCGTGAAATCCCGCCGCTGGATTACCCGAGGGTGTATCAGCTTAAGCGTGATTTCCCCCATCTCACGATGGCGATTAACGGCGGCATCAAGACGCTGGAAGAGGCTAAAACGCATCTGCAATTTATGGATGGCGTCATGGTGGGTCGCGAAGCCTATCAGAATCCGGGCATGTTACTGAACGTGGATCGCGAACTGTTTGGCTCAGAAGTGCCGTTGAAAACCGGCCCGGACATTATCCGCGCGCTGTATCCCTACATTGAAGCGGAGCTGAGCAAAGGTACCTATCTCGGCCATATTTCCCGCCACATTCTTGGTTTGTTCCAGGGCGTGCCGGGGGCGCGTCAGTTCCGTCGTCATCTTAGTGAAAATGCGCATAAAGCGGGCGCGGGCATTGATGTGGTCGAGCAGGCACTTTCAATGGTGAATCAATCCCAGGAAGCCACTGCGCAGGCTTAAGTCG comes from the Enterobacteriaceae bacterium Kacie_13 genome and includes:
- a CDS encoding CsbD family protein, which translates into the protein MNKDQADGNWKQFKGKVKEKWGKLTDDDLTVVEGKRDQLVGKIQERYGYQKDQAEKELKDWESSNKYHW
- a CDS encoding ROK family protein, producing the protein MPMDGLNNLRVRQFNKQVLMTLLYREKNTSKSTLSRLSHLSIPAISKILDDLQSDGLITHHAVNLHTRGLGGGSYQVATDNSAILCMNITPYRIESILVNRVILPLSDYQLTDIAVKTPQALLAQIEACFHHYRKTLPSLKIRLALAIHGQVNPTTGVSQRMPQAPWTGEIEVKYLLEERLQTEILMDNDCIMLALAEKWQHNNHQHDFCVINVDYGIGSSFVINQQIYRGSLFGSGQLGHTIVDPQGSRCACGRYGCLETLASLSALKKKARQFLAADNPLQPPRTPGTQELIARFHQGDVAVCKEVMEGARALGLSLYNFLNILNINRIYLYGRSCGFGDVWLKAVCAQSGLNPFDRTDHVRTQATHIAPGTLTREQQIMGIGYLYVEKALEGMAG
- a CDS encoding DUF5107 domain-containing protein; protein product: MSGTVKVWQEAIDLPTWLTGKQDTHPMFLAHRVYQGSSGAVYPYGVTDTLTGEKVMKTYQALYLENDYIKIMLLPELGGRVHRAWDKIKQRDFVYYNEVVKPALVGLLGPWISGGIEFNWPQHHRPTTFMPVDFTITEQENGAKTVWMGEVEPMRGLQVMTGFTLYPDKALLEIRAKIYNGNPTPRHFLWWANPAVTGGDAHQSVFPPDVTAVFDHGKRDVSSFPIATGTYYKVDYSAGVDISRYKNIPVPTSYMADKSDYDFVGAYDHDQQGGLLHLADHHVSPGKKQWTWGNCDFGRAWDRNLTDNNGPYIELMTGVFTDNQPDFTWLDAWEEKSFVQNFLPYSGLGTVQNASEHAVIKLERQGQTLIWGVYAVSPLLSARLEIAGAQGAELLLEEVINLQPGEVVQGEWTGQCKTRLRLRLLDAQGNELLTYLEHQAEETPLPIPATAPLPAEDINSVDEAWFIGQHLEQYNHASQGAASYYQRGVALDALDYRCNLALATLEYNRANFAQSVSFADVALTRAHRLNKNPQCGLASLVRASALAQNGDYDAAFDGYYRAVWSGNTKPAGYFGLAQIATRRGQYEPAINFCEQGLASQANHYGLIGLKALLLCLTKQEAQPFIDTHLQKYPLHYLLHFLHYHLAPDAAAATEVRRITGCRGENAMNIAMQLMECGQNLLAREALRLLDSQETLPLYLRAYLEDEGREALCQKARDVFPQHVRFPQWLAEVHLLEAFPDDAFALHLLASFHYSKGNTDAAVTCWQRCLAREPDFVDAWRGLGIYAWNHQHDATEARHCLEEACRLQPQDARLLFESDLLNRLTGVPPQIRLARLEKFLPVATQRDDLTAELLGLYNLSGNLQAAKALLADRQFHPWEGGEGRITGQYLMNKQLLAFEALNAGNAVAAQTQLLSALEYPHNLSEGRLVGQTDNDICFWLGVCAQKLQQHKQAQAWFERAAAGDKSMGERRYYNDQPVDYLFYQGMALRQLNDVAQSLQLFAQMLEWADEAETQPVTADFFAVSLPDLVVLTGDRQKDHLVHCLLVKALALRGLNDDGFDDVLQQIFALDPSCSKAYLISQLPAC
- the dinF gene encoding MATE family efflux transporter DinF, encoding MQHQSLLQKLQHTFLSPTDKALWMLALPMIFSNITVPLLGLVDTAVIGHLDSPDYLGGVAVGSMITTFLFMMLLFLRMSTTGMTAQALGAKDKVLLARAFVQPFLLAVLAGVVILLFRHPLMEGAFHIVGGSQSVLEQARLFIEIRWISAPASLANLVILGWLLGIQYVRGPVILLIAGNLLNIALDLWLVIGLGWNVQGAATATACSEYFTLFIGLYFVWRVMKRWGITFTLLTSSWRGDLHRLLSLNRDIMLRSLLLQLCFASLTILGARLGSHIVAVNAVLMNLLTFTAFALDGFAYAIEAHSGEAFGARNREKLLKVWRAACRQAGLVALAFALIYALTGEQIINALTSLPELRQLADSYLGWQIVLPLVAVWCYLLDGMFIGATRGRDMRNSMAIAALGYGLTLLSLPLLGNHALWLALTVFLGLRGISLGWIWHRYWQRDAWFSSSSH
- a CDS encoding aldose 1-epimerase, yielding MPLLSLENRHLALTVSPSGGTILRLVAKCPDGDFPLLRPAVLSEETPAALAGCFPLVPFGNRLKGNVFCFEGRSYSLPPNSGDAHYLHGDGWLAEWECLLHSDNALTLQFEHHSDSYCYRARQHFALVGHRLDVTLRVTNLASYALPFGLGWHPFFPLTDSVLLRATASGHWQEEAQFVAGQYHPALPVGLDFCTPQPLPHHWVNNGFSGWDGKADIVWPDAGRRLHLTTDPACPVFFLFLSDSRFDPDYQHDFFCIEPMTHAANDHHLPGGGSLTVLSSGDHLTQQMSLHSAAINMPE
- a CDS encoding sugar porter family MFS transporter, translating into MMMSDSHALNMPYVWMICLVAACGGLLFGYDWVVIGGAKPFYEAYFGITDAAMSGWAMSSALLGCVLGAAISGSLSDRFGRRLPLIIAAVLFTASGIGTALAFSFNAFVFWRIAGGVGIGLASALAPVYIAEISPAEKRGRFVAVNQLTIVLGVLAAQLINLMIAEPVASAAAQADILQSWNGQTGWRYMFGAEAIPAAAFLALMFVVPESPRWLAKANRYVQAEKVLSRIGSAGYARATLADIRRSLGSENQKVPFSALWEPRIRPIVLMGIVLAVFQQWCGINVIFNYAQEIFASAGFDINDTLKFIVATGLINLIFTLLALPLVDKIGRRRLMQLGSAGLTVIYVLIGLAYTFGVMGLPVLLLVLVAIAIYAMTLAPVTWVLLSEIFPNRVRGNAMAVGTLALWIACFFLTYTFPLMNAALGAAGSFFIYAVICLAGWIFIQCNVPETRGVTLEVLEQQLSRTDAERKAEAAAQPR
- the zur gene encoding zinc uptake transcriptional repressor Zur, whose protein sequence is MTLNNPEKVLSQAEELCQQRNVRLTPQRLEVLRLMTQQPGAISAYDLLDLLRVSEPQAKPPTVYRALDFLLEQGFIHRVESANSYVLCHHFEEPSHTSALFICDRCGLVTEKTTDGIEERLAKLALDSGFELRHSVVEAHGLCGECKVVETCESHDHCDHDHTIVVKKR
- the dusA gene encoding tRNA dihydrouridine(20/20a) synthase DusA, with translation MPQTMPYSAQRFSVAPMLDWTDRHCRHFHRLMTGQTLLYTEMVTTGAIIHGKGDYLGFGEEEHPVSLQLGGSNPADLAHCAKLAEARGYDEINLNVGCPSDRVQNGMFGACLMGQASLVADCIKAMRDVVSIPVTVKTRIGIDDQDSYEFLCDFIRQVSENGGCDTFIIHARKAWLSGLSPKENREIPPLDYPRVYQLKRDFPHLTMAINGGIKTLEEAKTHLQFMDGVMVGREAYQNPGMLLNVDRELFGSEVPLKTGPDIIRALYPYIEAELSKGTYLGHISRHILGLFQGVPGARQFRRHLSENAHKAGAGIDVVEQALSMVNQSQEATAQA